A region of Corallincola holothuriorum DNA encodes the following proteins:
- the pdxA gene encoding 4-hydroxythreonine-4-phosphate dehydrogenase PdxA — MTNSLTHRIAITPGEPAGIGPDLVLQIAQQPWAAELVVIADPELLRQRAKQLGLPITLIDYDASTEPTPQAAGTLNVIPVKLNTTSIPGQLDEQNGQYVVETLRIACHGNMDGQFAAIVTGPVHKGVINRAGVPFSGHTEYFAQEAGVNDVVMMLATEGLRVALVTTHIPLAYVSKAITDERLENIIRILHHDLVTKFAIETPKIFVCGLNPHAGEDGHLGREEIDVIQPVMERLNTEGLDLRGPFPADTVFQPKYLDEADVVLAMYHDQGLPVLKYKGFGSSVNITLGLPFIRTSVDHGTALELAAQGDADPGSMLVALSQAIDMVNRQATRNGTR; from the coding sequence ATGACTAATAGCCTTACCCATAGAATTGCCATAACCCCAGGTGAACCTGCAGGTATTGGCCCAGACTTAGTGCTGCAGATAGCACAACAGCCATGGGCCGCCGAACTCGTCGTGATCGCCGATCCTGAGCTATTGCGTCAACGCGCGAAGCAGCTGGGTTTACCGATCACCCTAATCGATTACGACGCAAGCACAGAGCCAACGCCGCAGGCAGCAGGCACACTTAACGTGATACCGGTGAAACTTAATACCACGAGCATCCCAGGACAGCTCGACGAGCAGAATGGTCAATACGTTGTCGAAACGCTGCGTATCGCCTGCCATGGCAACATGGATGGTCAATTCGCCGCGATAGTGACCGGCCCCGTGCATAAAGGTGTCATCAACCGCGCTGGCGTTCCATTCAGTGGCCATACTGAATATTTCGCCCAAGAAGCTGGCGTCAACGATGTGGTAATGATGCTGGCAACAGAGGGCTTACGTGTGGCGCTTGTCACCACGCATATTCCCCTCGCCTATGTGTCAAAAGCAATTACCGATGAGCGACTGGAAAATATCATCCGTATTTTGCACCATGACTTGGTAACAAAATTTGCGATTGAAACACCGAAAATATTTGTTTGCGGCCTAAACCCCCATGCCGGTGAAGATGGCCACCTCGGGCGTGAAGAGATAGACGTCATTCAACCGGTGATGGAACGCCTTAACACAGAAGGGTTGGATCTACGTGGTCCCTTCCCTGCTGATACCGTATTCCAGCCTAAATATCTCGATGAGGCCGATGTTGTTTTGGCCATGTATCACGACCAAGGCTTGCCGGTACTTAAATATAAAGGCTTTGGTAGCTCAGTAAATATCACCCTTGGCTTACCTTTTATTCGTACCTCTGTCGATCACGGCACCGCACTTGAGCTTGCCGCTCAGGGCGACGCAGATCCCGGCAGTATGCTAGTGGCACTCAGTCAAGCAATCGATATGGTCAACAGACAGGCAACACGAAATGGCACACGGTAA
- the rsmA gene encoding 16S rRNA (adenine(1518)-N(6)/adenine(1519)-N(6))-dimethyltransferase RsmA, with the protein MAHGKKHLGHTARKRFGQNFLHDDYVIEQIVAAINPQPGEPLVEIGPGLGALTEPVVDEIDHLHVVELDRDLAERLRHHPFMASKLTIHEIDAMKFDFAALAAELGGPLRIFGNLPYNISTPLMFHLFNQFPHVKDMHFMLQKEVVERMAAGPGTKQFGRLTVMTQYYCQVMPVVHVPPGAFQPPPKVESAVVRLIPHLTPPHPVKSVKTLNRVCLEAFNQRRKTIRNCFKQLLPLETLAQLGIDNNLRPQELTVAQFVAIANAVTKQEETA; encoded by the coding sequence ATGGCACACGGTAAAAAGCACTTGGGCCATACGGCTCGTAAACGTTTTGGTCAAAACTTTCTCCATGACGACTACGTTATTGAGCAGATTGTCGCTGCCATTAATCCGCAACCAGGTGAACCCCTGGTAGAGATCGGTCCGGGCCTTGGCGCTCTTACCGAGCCGGTAGTCGATGAAATTGACCACCTGCACGTTGTCGAACTAGACAGAGATCTGGCCGAGCGGCTGCGTCATCACCCATTTATGGCCAGTAAATTGACCATTCATGAAATCGATGCGATGAAATTTGATTTCGCTGCGCTTGCTGCAGAACTCGGCGGGCCGCTGCGTATTTTCGGTAATCTGCCTTACAATATTTCGACCCCACTGATGTTCCACCTGTTTAATCAGTTTCCCCATGTCAAAGACATGCACTTCATGCTGCAAAAAGAAGTGGTCGAACGTATGGCTGCAGGCCCAGGAACAAAACAATTTGGCCGTTTAACCGTCATGACCCAATATTACTGTCAGGTGATGCCTGTAGTGCATGTGCCTCCCGGTGCCTTTCAGCCACCACCCAAGGTTGAATCAGCGGTGGTTAGATTGATCCCTCACTTGACGCCACCACATCCGGTCAAGTCGGTGAAAACGTTGAATCGGGTTTGTTTAGAGGCCTTTAACCAGCGCCGCAAAACAATACGCAACTGTTTCAAGCAACTTTTACCACTGGAAACCTTAGCGCAACTGGGTATCGATAATAATTTGCGCCCGCAGGAGCTCACCGTGGCTCAGTTTGTCGCTATCGCCAACGCCGTCACCAAACAAGAGGAAACAGCATGA
- the surA gene encoding peptidylprolyl isomerase SurA gives MKLLSLKQIVLLITSLCWLTQASAEPQLLDKVIAIVNEGVVLQSEMDDMVANIKQGAAAAGQELPSDNALKIQVLDRLIMTSLQLQIAEKMGLQIADSQLQQTLENIAKDDGLTLTEFRAKLESSGKSYEQFRNQVREELITGDVRRINVRRRINVSPQEIDSLVRQMNQEGAKDVEYHVGHIMIGVSNEADSKEMTAAEEKANKVLKLLDDGADFKRTAIASSAGPKALEGGDWGWMNINEMPTLFSEIVSEAAKGEIIGPIRTSRGFHLVKIFDMRGVEVVEVEEINSRHILIKPSIILSDEKAEEMLDKFAKELRADDSKFAELASKYSDDPGSAANGGELGWSDPNVYVPAFQRALSELQPGQISDAFRTQHGWHIVQLVDRRVSDATEERAKEKAYQLIFNRKFIEQQGIWLGEIRAEAYIEILDEDIQG, from the coding sequence ATGAAATTGCTCAGCCTGAAACAGATAGTCCTGCTAATCACATCGTTGTGCTGGCTAACCCAAGCCAGCGCAGAACCCCAGCTGCTGGATAAAGTGATAGCCATCGTTAACGAAGGCGTCGTCTTACAAAGTGAGATGGACGATATGGTGGCCAATATTAAACAGGGTGCGGCCGCAGCGGGTCAGGAGCTACCTTCCGATAACGCACTAAAAATCCAGGTGCTGGATCGGTTAATCATGACTAGCCTACAACTGCAGATCGCTGAAAAAATGGGCTTGCAGATCGCTGATTCACAGCTGCAACAGACGCTAGAAAATATCGCCAAAGACGATGGCCTAACGCTAACAGAGTTTCGCGCCAAATTAGAAAGCTCGGGTAAAAGCTACGAACAGTTTCGTAACCAAGTTCGGGAAGAACTGATCACTGGTGATGTAAGACGGATCAATGTCCGTCGTCGGATCAACGTCTCACCACAAGAGATCGACAGCCTGGTTCGCCAAATGAACCAAGAGGGTGCTAAGGACGTTGAATACCATGTCGGGCATATTATGATCGGCGTTTCCAATGAGGCGGATTCAAAAGAGATGACCGCTGCGGAGGAAAAAGCGAACAAGGTGCTAAAACTGCTTGATGACGGCGCAGATTTTAAACGTACAGCAATCGCCAGTTCTGCTGGTCCAAAAGCCCTTGAAGGGGGAGATTGGGGTTGGATGAATATCAACGAGATGCCGACGCTGTTTTCAGAAATCGTCAGTGAAGCTGCAAAAGGTGAAATTATCGGCCCTATTCGTACCAGCCGAGGCTTTCACTTAGTGAAGATTTTCGATATGCGTGGCGTCGAAGTGGTTGAAGTCGAAGAGATAAACTCCCGTCACATCCTGATCAAACCTTCTATCATCTTGAGCGACGAAAAAGCGGAAGAGATGCTCGACAAATTTGCTAAAGAGTTACGAGCCGATGACAGTAAATTTGCAGAGCTCGCCAGCAAGTATTCTGATGACCCGGGTTCAGCTGCAAACGGTGGCGAACTTGGATGGAGCGATCCAAACGTCTATGTACCCGCATTTCAACGCGCACTCAGCGAACTGCAACCGGGGCAGATATCCGACGCATTTCGTACCCAACACGGCTGGCACATCGTGCAATTAGTTGACCGTAGGGTTAGTGATGCGACAGAAGAAAGAGCAAAAGAAAAAGCATATCAGCTGATCTTTAATCGTAAGTTTATCGAACAACAAGGTATCTGGCTCGGTGAAATTCGCGCCGAAGCCTACATCGAGATTCTTGATGAAGATATTCAAGGGTAA
- the folA gene encoding type 3 dihydrofolate reductase: MMISLVAAMANGRVIGRDNKMPWHLPADLKHFKATTLGKPVVMGRKTFESIGRPLPGRQNIVITRDARWQADGVTVVHGVEQALVAAGPVEELMVIGGGNIYQQLLPRAERLYLTFIELDTQGDAWFPDYQPELWREIDSVAHQPDEKNPYHYRFVTLVRK; encoded by the coding sequence ATGATGATTTCACTGGTTGCCGCCATGGCAAACGGACGAGTGATAGGTAGAGATAATAAGATGCCTTGGCATCTTCCTGCTGATTTAAAGCACTTTAAAGCCACTACGTTAGGTAAGCCGGTGGTGATGGGGCGCAAGACCTTCGAATCGATAGGGCGGCCGCTACCGGGACGTCAAAACATAGTGATCACCCGTGATGCGCGGTGGCAAGCCGACGGCGTTACTGTGGTTCATGGGGTTGAGCAAGCGCTGGTTGCCGCAGGCCCTGTCGAAGAACTAATGGTGATAGGTGGTGGCAATATCTATCAACAGCTGTTGCCCCGTGCCGAGCGTCTCTATCTGACTTTTATCGAGCTTGATACCCAAGGAGATGCCTGGTTTCCGGACTATCAGCCGGAGCTTTGGCGTGAAATCGACTCCGTGGCCCACCAACCAGATGAAAAAAATCCCTATCACTATCGTTTCGTGACTCTTGTACGCAAGTGA
- the apaG gene encoding Co2+/Mg2+ efflux protein ApaG — MSRPSVSITIEPAFMEEHSAPEKQHYLFSYTITIENLGDEAFQLLERNWIITDGNGESNEVHGPGVVGEQPVIEPNESYQYTSSAAFATPIGFMEGHYLMQTASGAQFDAPIPAFRLALPCSVN; from the coding sequence ATGAGCCGTCCTTCCGTCAGCATCACCATTGAGCCGGCATTTATGGAAGAACACTCTGCACCAGAAAAACAGCATTACCTGTTTTCCTACACCATCACTATCGAAAACCTAGGTGATGAAGCATTTCAGCTGCTGGAACGCAACTGGATCATCACAGATGGCAACGGTGAGAGTAATGAGGTGCATGGCCCTGGCGTGGTTGGCGAACAACCGGTAATCGAACCAAACGAATCATATCAGTACACATCAAGTGCCGCCTTTGCCACACCAATTGGCTTTATGGAGGGGCACTACCTGATGCAAACCGCCTCTGGTGCCCAGTTTGATGCGCCGATCCCCGCTTTCCGGCTGGCTCTTCCCTGCTCGGTTAACTAA
- a CDS encoding symmetrical bis(5'-nucleosyl)-tetraphosphatase, which translates to MATYLTGDIQGCFDELQQLLAQVEFNPTNDQLWLTGDLVARGPKSLETLRFVKSLGDSAVTVLGNHDLHLLACAKGFAKVKAKDLLDDLMQATDRDELLDWLRHQPLLAKHEQYNFVMTHAGIPPQWSVKQAKKAARVIENKLRSEAFPTLLKQMYGNGPNLWHKDLSEVEHDRFTINALTRMRFVDKNDHALDMAHKTATVDDKQLVPWFQCRAQHDDPVIFFGHWASLEGVTNQANVIALDTGCVWGNSLSLYCWETETLISQPCPLQAK; encoded by the coding sequence ATGGCAACCTATCTCACAGGGGATATTCAAGGCTGTTTTGACGAACTGCAGCAGCTGTTGGCACAAGTTGAGTTTAATCCGACTAATGACCAGCTTTGGCTAACCGGAGATCTAGTTGCCCGAGGGCCAAAGTCGCTAGAAACACTGCGTTTTGTTAAGTCTCTGGGAGATTCCGCGGTCACCGTGCTCGGTAATCATGATCTGCACCTGCTCGCCTGTGCCAAAGGATTTGCCAAAGTTAAAGCCAAGGATCTACTCGACGATTTGATGCAAGCCACCGATCGTGACGAACTACTGGATTGGCTCCGGCATCAACCTTTACTGGCAAAACATGAGCAGTATAACTTCGTTATGACCCATGCGGGCATTCCACCACAGTGGAGCGTCAAACAAGCAAAAAAAGCTGCCAGAGTGATTGAGAATAAACTCAGAAGCGAAGCCTTCCCGACACTGCTCAAACAGATGTATGGTAACGGCCCTAATTTATGGCATAAGGACTTGTCTGAAGTAGAGCACGATCGATTTACCATCAATGCTCTTACCCGAATGCGCTTTGTTGATAAAAACGACCACGCTCTGGATATGGCTCATAAGACTGCAACCGTTGATGACAAACAACTTGTCCCCTGGTTTCAGTGCCGGGCGCAACATGATGATCCGGTGATTTTCTTTGGCCACTGGGCATCACTGGAAGGGGTAACCAACCAAGCAAACGTTATCGCCCTGGATACAGGTTGTGTATGGGGAAATAGCCTCTCTCTCTACTGTTGGGAAACAGAGACACTGATCAGCCAACCCTGCCCTCTGCAAGCAAAGTAG